GGGCCCAGGACATTCAGGGTTCCCTGGCCCATGCGGCCATGCTGCACAAGGTGGGCCTGTTGACGCGTGCCGAATACCGGGACATCCGGGCGGGTCTGGAGGCCATTGCCGGGGAGATCCGCTCCGGACACTTCGTCTGGAAACCGGAACTGGAAGACGTGCACATGAACATCGAGGCGGAGCTCACCCGCCGCATACCCGCCGGCGCCAAACTCCACACCGGCCGCTCCCGCAACGACCAGGTGGCCGTGGACCTTCGGCTCTGGGTACGGGACGAAATCGACGGCCTGCTCGAAGACATCCGCACCCTCATGCGCGCCCTGGTCCGGTTGGCCGGGCGCTCCACCGAAATCTGGATTCCCGGATACACCCACCTCCAGCGGGCCCAGCCGGTCTCCGCCGCCCATCACCTGCTGGCCTACGTGGAGATGCTGGAGCGGGATCGGAGCCGGTTCCGCGACTGCCGCCGGCGCCTCAACGAATGCCCGCTGGGCTCGGGTGCGCTGGCCGGATCCACGCTGCCGCTGGACCGGGCCTTTGTCGCCCGCCAACTCGGCTTCGTGGACGAGCGCGGACGCCCCAGAGTGACCCGCAATTCGATGGACGCGGTGAGCGATCGCGATTTCGTGGTGGAATTCTGCGCCCACGCCGCCCTGCTGGCCGTTCATCTCTCCCGGCTGGCCGAGGACCTGATCCTGTGGAACAGCGCCGAGTTCGGTTTCATCCGCATCGGCGACGCGTTCACCACCGGTTCCTCGCTCATGCCGCAGAAGAAAAATCCCGATGTCGCCGAGCTGGTGCGCGGCAAGGCAGGACGCGTGATCGGCAACCTCACCGCCCTGCTGGTCCTGCTCAAGGGCCTGCCCCTGACCTACAATCGCGACCTCCAGGAGGACAAAGAACGGCTGTTCGACACCGCCGACACCGTTCGCGCCTGCACGCGTGTCCTTGCCCAAATGCTGGACGAGGTCGAGTTCCAACCCGACCGCTGCGCCGCGGCGGTGGCCGATCCCAACCTGCTGGCAACCGACCTCGTGGATGCCCTGGTTCGCCGTGGCGTACCCTTCCGCCAGGCCCATCACCTCGTCGGCGCCGCAGTCGCACGCGCCGAACAGCTGGGTTGTCCACTCCCGCAACTGCCCCGGGAGGAATGGAAACGAATCTGGCCGGAATTCGACCCTTCCCTGCTCGAGGTTTTTGACCTGGCCAGGGCCATGGAACGACGCACCCTGCCCGGATCGCCCGGCCCCGGCCAGGTCAACCGCGAACTGAAACTATGGCAACGGCGGTTGGCATGACGAGCCCCAGCACCCCGGAGGGCCCGGACAAAAACCCGCAACCATGGAAGCGCCCCTGCGCCCCCGCAGCCGGGCCAACCACACACACCTCTGCAACACCTCGGCCCGCGCTCCATCAAACCAGCGGTCGCCCCCTGCACTCCCGCAAATGACACCCGCCCACTGGCAACTGCTCCGCGCCACGTCGCGGTCCTTTTACCTGAGCCTGCGGGTGCTGCCCCGACCGGTGCGGGAACCCATCGGGCTGGCGTATCTGCTCGCTCGGACCACCGACACGGTGGCCGACGCGGAACAGCTCCCCGTGAACGATCGCCTCCAACTGCTGGATCGCATGCGGCGCCAGATTGCCGGTCTGGCCGACCCCGGTCCCCTCCCGTTGCCCCGGCCGGCCAACCCCGACGCAGCCCGGCCCGAGGAGAAGCTCCTGCTTCATTGGCCGGCAAGCCTGGCAGCACTGGGACTGTTGCCCCCGGAAGACCAAAACGAGGTCCGAACCGTGCTGCATCACATCCTGAACGGACAGACCTGGGACCTGGCCCGATTCGGCACGCCCGGCCGCAGCCCCCTCGGGCCCATCGCCGTGACCACAGCAGAGGAACTGGATCACTACACCTACTGCGTGGCGGGTAGCGTGGGCGAGTTTTGGAGCCGGGTCTGCCGGAGGCATCTGTTCCCCCGGGAACCCTTGAGGGAACCGGAGTGGCTGGCGCAGGCCGTTCAGTTCGGCAAAGGCTTGCAGCTGGTCAACGTGCTCCGCGATTGTGCGGCCGACCTTCGGCAGGGTCGCTGCTACCTGCCCGCCGTGGAACTCCAAGCCCTGGGACTGCAGCCCCCGGATTTGCTGGATCCCCAATCCTGGCCGCGGGTGAAGCCCTGTTATGAGCACTGGCGGCAGCGTGCCATGGCCTTCCTCGAGGCCGGTTGGGCCTACACCCTGGCCATTCCCGCCCATCAAAAGCGCCTCCGGCTCGCCTGTGCCTGGCCGTTGCTCCTCGGGGTGCGCACCCTTCAGGAACTGGGTCGGGTCAACCCTCTGGACCCCGCACAGCGCGTCAAGATTCCGCGGCGCGAGGTCCGCCGCTGGATATGGCGAAGCCTGGCGGGTTCTGTCCTGCCCCGGGTTTGGGCACGTTTGTTCCACCGGGCCCTCCACACCTCGTAAACCCGTCCCGCCAACCCCAAATAGGTGGATCCCGCGAAAAGATCCGCCGGCCCGTCAAAAAATGCGCGCTTTTTGACAAGGTCGGTGTAGGAGAGGGCTTACGCACGACATAAGTTGGCCGTGTTAATCGTGCGCACAGACTCCGACAAAACCCAGCGTATGACCGACACGGCCGGATCCGGTCGAGCCCCGGAGTCGCGCTCCATTCCGCCGGGAGCCGAGACCGCTTTTGGCGCGCCGCGGGATTTCCTGGATAACCGGTTCGTCTACGTCGTCATCTCGCCGCGTGCCCGGGGATTGTCCGTCGGGATCAACATGAATCCCGACAAACTGTGCAACTTCGACTGCCTGTACTGCGAGGTTAACCGCCACATTCCGCCGCGGGAGACCCGTCTTGACGTCGAGGTTATGGCCGCCGAACTGCACCGGACGCTCGACCTGGTCCGCAGCGGGGCCTTGAAGGACCGGGCAAACTATCGCGGGGTGCCGGCCGAGCTGTTGCAACTTCGGCACGTGGCCCTCAGCGGCGATGGTGAACCCACGCTTTGCCCCAACTTCGCCGAGGCGGTGGAAAAGGTCGTGCACGTGCGCGCCCTGCGGGAGTTCTTCAAGCTGGTTCTCATCACCAACGCCACCGAACTGGATCGCGCCGAGGTCCAGGCCGGTCTGCGCCACTTCACCCGCAGCGACGAGATCTGGGCCAAATTGGATGGTGGCACCCAGGCGTACCTCAACCGGGTCAGCGGGGTGAACGTGCCCCTCGAAAAAATCCTGCACAACATTCTCACGCTCGGCCGGCAGCGCCCCGTCATCATCCAAAGCCTGTTCCCCTCCATCCGGGGTGAGGAACCGCCCGAGGAGGAAATCCTGGCCTACGCCCAACGGCTGAAGGAACTCAGGGAGGCCGGAGCACAAATCGAATTGGTCCAGATCTACTCGGCTACCCGACCGTCGCCCAAGTCAGACTACGGCCATCTACCCCTGCGTTCCCTCTCGCGTATCGCCCAGACCGTGCGGTTGGTGGCCGGCGTCAAGGCCGAGGTCTTCTGATCGACACGGGCCGGCGCGGTCTGCCACCGCGGCTGCCGTCCTGCCGCCCGTACACAGGGCCCTGCCGGTAGCGGCCCGGGGCAGGTCCGCACCTGGAGCCCGCGCCGCGCACGGGAAAGGGACGACCGGGTGCAGTTTTCAGGGCTGGCCTCCGGAGGCGGTTCACAGGCATGCTCGATCCCGCTGGCAATGGACCAAAGGCTCTCTGTCTGGCAAAGCGCAGGAAACCCCGCCGGGGCAGATCACGGCGGCGACCGCGCACCCGCAGTACTCGAACCGGCCAACTCCGGTTCAAGCCCGAACCGATCGGAGGCACAAGCCGAAGCCTCCAAGCCCTCCAAACCGGGGCCGGTGCCCCCGGTTTTACCGACCGCAGCGCCATCACGATGCGGACGGTCGTGGTGGCCGGCACTGGTCCTGGTGCTCGGGGTGGGATTGGCGGTCATCTGGCACTTCGATCCTGCGCGTCATGGGTTCTATCCCCGGTGCACCTTCCACGAGCTGACCGGTTGGCAGTGCCCGGGTTGCGGCGGACTGCGATCGGTTCACGCGCTGCTGCACGGTCGTTGGGCCGAGTCCTGGCATTACAATCCCATTCCCTTGCTGACTCTGCCGCTGATGGCCGGCGCCGCGCTCGTCGCCTGGTGGCGCAGAAAGGGCGGATCGGAATTCCGGTGGGACATCACTCCCGCTCTGGTCTGGACCGCGTTACTGGCGTTGGTGGCGTTCGGCGTGTTGCGAAACCTACGATGACGGGTGCGACGAGTCGGCAGCCCAACCCTCAGCGGAGGCCTCGCCGGAGGCGGACGCGGATCGAATCCAGGAAAGGATCCGGGCTGCCGCGGGGCGCGGGGCGGTACCCAGGACATTGTGATCCGCCCAGGGAATGATCTCGGCACCGCGAAATCCGGGGCAGTGCCGTCGGAGCCAGGCACGCACGTGCCACCACGGGACGATCGGATCCAATCCGCCGGCCAACAGAAAGACCGGCAGCCGGGTTCGTTGCGCCAACGCCCGGTAATCCGTCCGCGCCACCAACTCCAATCGCGTCTGAATCGCCCGCCGATTCTCCGGCGTCCGACGCGCCACAAACTCGGCCACGGTGTTCCGCGTCTCCGGTGCATGGCGGTGTCGCCACTGAGCATAACGGACGTACAGCCCCAGCATCCGGCGATGACACCAGGGTGGGATCCGACTCAGGGCACCGGCCAGGAATCGCGCCCGTCGAGGCCAGGGATGCCGAACAAAACCACCCGCCAGCACCAAACCCTCCACCGGAAAGCCCGGATCCGGAGCCAACTCCTGTCGCGCTGCCCGCACACACAGCTGCTCCAGTACAGCCCATGCGACCAGCGAACCGAACGACTCGGCCAGGAGCCAGAAACGCTGCAGATCAAGGGCCTCGACCGCCTCCAAAACCGCACGACCGTAATCCGGCACATCCCAATGGGTCGCGTCCGGATAGACCAGCTCCACGAACTGCGCCGGAGGAGACACGGCGCGACGGAAACTGGTGACCAGGGTCCAGTCGCCATGGATGCCCGGCAGATACAGCAAGGTGGGCGCCCCTTCGGGCTGATGGCGGCGCACGGTCAACCCTGCGATGTGTAAAACGGTCATGGCCTCTGAAGGGCAGGGTTCCCTGCCCTCCCGGGCCCTGACAAGCCGGGGATGCGGGGCGCTGCGCCCGACAACCGCCAATTACAGGAACTCGCGGGGATCGGTGATCCGTCCGGTCAGCGCGCTGGCCGCCACCGTGGCCGGGCTGGCCAGGTAGACCTCGGACTCCTTATCCCCCATCCGCCCGGGGAAATTGCGGTTGGTGGCGCTGATGCATTTGATGCCGGGCCGGTTGATCCGTCCGAATGTGTCCACCGGACCGCCGAGGCAGGCGGCGCAACTGGCGTTTTCAGTCATTTGCACCCCGGCATTGACCAGCACATCCCAGATGCTTTCGCAGCCCCAAAAGGTGGTCTGCAGCTCGCGCACCACCTCGGGCGTGGCCGGCACGCCGAAGGTGTCAATGACCACCTTGCGTCCCCGCAAAATTCGGGCTGCTTCGACAAAATCGCTGGCCTTGCCCCCGGTACAGGAACCAATGTAAGCGCGGTCGAGCCGGATATGGCCGAGTTCCTTCGCCTTTTTGCGCCGGCCGGGATCGGGATGACAGGCCACCAGAGGCTCCAACCGGGAAAGATCCACCACCAGCTCGTAGATGAACTTCTGGTCCTTGTCCGGCTCCACCGGCTCGTACGTTCGCTTGGTGTTGTTGAGCCGGGTCCGGGCCTCCACGTATTCGGCCGTGCGCGCGTCGAAGGGAAAAATCCCGTTCTTGGCGCCGGCCTCGATCGCCATGTTCGCGATCGTCATGCGATCGTCCATGGACAGGTGGGCCACACCCGGACCGTCAAACTGCATGGCCCGGTAGGTGGCGCCGTCAAAACCAATCTCGCCAATGATGTGAAGAATCACATCCTTGGCCATCACACCCGGTTGGAGCCTGCCCTCCAGGTAGAAATGCATCGTCGGCGGCACCTTCAACAACAGACGGCCGGTGCCCATCACGAAACCGGCGTCGGTGTTGCCAATGCCGGTGGCAAACTCGTTGAAGGCACCCGCCATGCACGTGTGCGAGTCCGTCCCAAACAGGACCTCCCCGGGCCGCGTGTGCCCCTTTTCCGGCAGCGCCGTATGGCAAACGCCGGCATACCGCAGCCCGTACTGCCGGCGCAGCATCCCCTTGACCGGG
This genomic interval from Limisphaera ngatamarikiensis contains the following:
- a CDS encoding radical SAM protein, which gives rise to MTDTAGSGRAPESRSIPPGAETAFGAPRDFLDNRFVYVVISPRARGLSVGINMNPDKLCNFDCLYCEVNRHIPPRETRLDVEVMAAELHRTLDLVRSGALKDRANYRGVPAELLQLRHVALSGDGEPTLCPNFAEAVEKVVHVRALREFFKLVLITNATELDRAEVQAGLRHFTRSDEIWAKLDGGTQAYLNRVSGVNVPLEKILHNILTLGRQRPVIIQSLFPSIRGEEPPEEEILAYAQRLKELREAGAQIELVQIYSATRPSPKSDYGHLPLRSLSRIAQTVRLVAGVKAEVF
- a CDS encoding DUF2752 domain-containing protein, translated to MLGVGLAVIWHFDPARHGFYPRCTFHELTGWQCPGCGGLRSVHALLHGRWAESWHYNPIPLLTLPLMAGAALVAWWRRKGGSEFRWDITPALVWTALLALVAFGVLRNLR
- a CDS encoding phytoene/squalene synthase family protein, which encodes MEAPLRPRSRANHTHLCNTSARAPSNQRSPPALPQMTPAHWQLLRATSRSFYLSLRVLPRPVREPIGLAYLLARTTDTVADAEQLPVNDRLQLLDRMRRQIAGLADPGPLPLPRPANPDAARPEEKLLLHWPASLAALGLLPPEDQNEVRTVLHHILNGQTWDLARFGTPGRSPLGPIAVTTAEELDHYTYCVAGSVGEFWSRVCRRHLFPREPLREPEWLAQAVQFGKGLQLVNVLRDCAADLRQGRCYLPAVELQALGLQPPDLLDPQSWPRVKPCYEHWRQRAMAFLEAGWAYTLAIPAHQKRLRLACAWPLLLGVRTLQELGRVNPLDPAQRVKIPRREVRRWIWRSLAGSVLPRVWARLFHRALHTS
- the argH gene encoding argininosuccinate lyase, translating into MKTKRPSHAPISRSGRFVSGPSEAVARFTESVSFDRRLWAQDIQGSLAHAAMLHKVGLLTRAEYRDIRAGLEAIAGEIRSGHFVWKPELEDVHMNIEAELTRRIPAGAKLHTGRSRNDQVAVDLRLWVRDEIDGLLEDIRTLMRALVRLAGRSTEIWIPGYTHLQRAQPVSAAHHLLAYVEMLERDRSRFRDCRRRLNECPLGSGALAGSTLPLDRAFVARQLGFVDERGRPRVTRNSMDAVSDRDFVVEFCAHAALLAVHLSRLAEDLILWNSAEFGFIRIGDAFTTGSSLMPQKKNPDVAELVRGKAGRVIGNLTALLVLLKGLPLTYNRDLQEDKERLFDTADTVRACTRVLAQMLDEVEFQPDRCAAAVADPNLLATDLVDALVRRGVPFRQAHHLVGAAVARAEQLGCPLPQLPREEWKRIWPEFDPSLLEVFDLARAMERRTLPGSPGPGQVNRELKLWQRRLA
- a CDS encoding 3-isopropylmalate dehydratase large subunit, which produces MTLTEKVLARAAGRARVEAGENIWVKADILMTHDVCGPGTIGVFKREFGPNARVWDPKAIVIIPDHYIFTADSKSNRNVDILREFVKEQGIEYFYDVIDDPNGVWRFDPVKGMLRRQYGLRYAGVCHTALPEKGHTRPGEVLFGTDSHTCMAGAFNEFATGIGNTDAGFVMGTGRLLLKVPPTMHFYLEGRLQPGVMAKDVILHIIGEIGFDGATYRAMQFDGPGVAHLSMDDRMTIANMAIEAGAKNGIFPFDARTAEYVEARTRLNNTKRTYEPVEPDKDQKFIYELVVDLSRLEPLVACHPDPGRRKKAKELGHIRLDRAYIGSCTGGKASDFVEAARILRGRKVVIDTFGVPATPEVVRELQTTFWGCESIWDVLVNAGVQMTENASCAACLGGPVDTFGRINRPGIKCISATNRNFPGRMGDKESEVYLASPATVAASALTGRITDPREFL
- a CDS encoding alpha/beta fold hydrolase encodes the protein MTVLHIAGLTVRRHQPEGAPTLLYLPGIHGDWTLVTSFRRAVSPPAQFVELVYPDATHWDVPDYGRAVLEAVEALDLQRFWLLAESFGSLVAWAVLEQLCVRAARQELAPDPGFPVEGLVLAGGFVRHPWPRRARFLAGALSRIPPWCHRRMLGLYVRYAQWRHRHAPETRNTVAEFVARRTPENRRAIQTRLELVARTDYRALAQRTRLPVFLLAGGLDPIVPWWHVRAWLRRHCPGFRGAEIIPWADHNVLGTAPRPAAARILSWIRSASASGEASAEGWAADSSHPSS